A stretch of the Melitaea cinxia chromosome 14, ilMelCinx1.1, whole genome shotgun sequence genome encodes the following:
- the LOC123659463 gene encoding uncharacterized protein LOC123659463 → MHHVAPHSQLHSYANAVEERRLLTPGSKTGGATGTASDRFAKDPKKNCTPNLAVAEDEEKEELLATIAYIVANKTATLGEPTDKWDTLIIHMVSSKLDNVTMVKWQEYRNTLDDVPTLKQFHKFLSDRSDVLESLNRNKPDKILSQSRPAIPLIRKNNFGERQLKSFAATSQINYRCVLCKGDHRIYNCPIFLSKNVEERKIEVSKLNLCPNCLRFGHSIRECHLGPCRECNKRHNTLLRITKNKTSSKIPTVENDTNLSNNHSLANFSKQNFNQIILSTALINVTNPNTNQSKTVRALLDCGSQSSFITQSLKQVLSLDSNPIHTINVIGIGNNSCDKVTESCNLKFNSLVNKDFSISLSCLVLKNLSGEIPIQSINIQQFKLPKNIQLADPTFDQPAPVEIIIGADVFWDILGSEQKSLGPNNPKLRSSKLGWLIGGPISTSTHDIHKSKYNQCLSNLSYFNKIDSQLSKFWELESVPQDPILSDTDKECENHFIHHTYRLPTGRFCVRLPLANTPDVLGDSYTLAKRRFLNLEKRLNKKPEMKSQYSNFINEYAQLGHLEKISTSNLGTSYFLCHHAVFKANSESTKLRVVFDGSARTSSGLSVNDIQLKGPNIQDSLFSILIRARQYKYLLTGDIEKMYRQILLHEEDRNLQLILWREDESKPLETYRLNTVTYGFRSASYLSTRCLWQLGEECDDDLIKTVIQHDFYVDDLITGADEEDTLLYIQKFVVEALRKGCFNLRKYRSNSKAIYQSDVVDSNDNLSISNSLNTLGLGWNSNTDNLHVSIQIPSSNVLTKRFILSSSFKIFDPLGLLSPCIIKPKLLLQLLWTEKLTWDEPVSDHINLEWKKFADNLHCLKSLDIPRRTLCDSPSSIELHSFSDASQSAYGACLYMRSLDSLGNVTVSLLCGKSKVAPIKPMTIPRLELCAALLSARLVKTTIDSLRYQNVRLIHWCDSSVVLGWLRANFSNLKTFVANRIVEICELTDANSWRYVPSSENPADLISRGVQPNEIVNMSLWWSGPSFLLKPECEWPQLIKNSDSILPEIKSHTATINSAW, encoded by the exons ATGCACCACGTGGCTCCGCACTCGCAGCTCCACTCATATGCCAACGCTGTAGAAGAGCGCCGCCTGCTGACACCGGGGTCGAAAACGGGAG GGGCAACCGGTACCGCAAGTGACCGCTTCGCCAAGGACCCCAAAAAAAATTGCACCCCGAATCTGGCCGTGGCTGAAGACGAGGAAAAGGAAGAACTACTCGCCACGATCGCTTATATAGTGGCGAACAAAACCG CTACTTTAGGCGAACCCACTGACAAGTGGGACACGCTCATTATTCATATGGTATCCTCAAAATTAGACAATGTTACTATGGTTAAGTGGCAGGAATATCGTAATACATTGGATGATGTACCCACACTTAAACAATTTCACAAATTCTTATCCGATCGTTCAGATGTTCTCGAAAGTTTAAATCGAAATAAACCAGATAAAATATTGTCTCAGTCACGACCTGCAATTCCATTAattcgtaaaaataattttggcgAACGACAATTAAAATCTTTTGCAGCCACAAGTCAAATAAATTATCGCTGTGTTCTATGCAAAGGAGATCACCGAATATATAATTGTCCtatatttttaagcaaaaatGTTGAAGAACGCAAAATTGAAGTTTCTAAGTTAAACTTGTGTCCTAATTGCTTAAGATTTGGGCATTCAATTCGTGAATGCCACTTAGGACCTTGCCGTGAGTGTAATAAGAGACACAATACTCTTTTGCGCATCACCAAAAACAAAACTAGTTCTAAAATTCCTACAGTAGAAAACGATACTAATCTTAGTAATAATCATTCATTAGCAAATTTTTCTAAACAAAACTTTAATCAAATCATATTGTCTACAGCATTAATCAATGTAACAAATCCTAATACAAATCAAAGCAAAACAGTCCGCGCACTGCTGGACTGCGGCAGCCAATCTTCATTTATTACTCAATCTCTTAAACAAGTATTGTCGCTAGATTCAAATCCAATCCATACAATCAACGTTATAGGCATAGGCAACAACTCTTGTGATAAAGTCACAGAGTCATGCAATTTGAAATTCAATTCATTAGTTAACAAAGATTTTAGTATTTCACTTTCATGTTTAGTACTAAAGAATCTTTCAGGAGAAATCCCTATTCAATCCATCAATATTCAGCAATTcaaattaccaaaaaacattCAGTTAGCAGACCCGACCTTTGATCAACCCGCACCAGTAGAAATTATTATTGGTGCCGATGTATTTTGGGACATCTTAGGCTCTGAGCAGAAGTCTCTGGGCCCTAATAATCCTAAATTAAGAAGTTCCAAGCTAGGGTGGCTGATCGGAGGCCCTATCTCTACCTCTACTCATGATATTCATAAAAGCAAATATAATCAATGTCTGTCTAACCTATCCTACTTCAACAAAATTGATTCACAATTATCTAAATTTTGGGAATTAGAATCAGTTCCTCAAGATCCAATATTATCTGATACAGATAAAGAATGCGAAAACCATTTTATTCATCATACATACCGTCTCCCCACGGGTAGATTCTGTGTTAGGCTCCCATTAGCTAATACACCCGATGTGTTGGGCGATTCTTATACACTAGCGAAAAGGCGCTTCCTTAATTTAGAAAAGCGATTAAATAAGAAACCAGAAATGAAATCACAATATagcaattttattaatgaatatgCACAGTTAGGCCATTTGGAAAAAATATCAACTTCAAATCTAGGtacatcatattttttatgCCATCATGCTGTATTCAAAGCTAACAGCGAATCAACAAAATTACGAGTAGTTTTTGATGGGTCGGCACGCACTTCCTCAGGTCTATCTGTAAATGACATACAGTTAAAGGGCCCAAATATTCAAGACTCTCTTTTTTCCATTTTGATAAGAGCCCGACAGTATAAATATCTCTTGACAGGGGACATAGAAAAAATGTACCGCCAGATTCTCCTTCATGAAGAGGATCGTAATCTGCAGCTCATACTGTGGAGAGAAGATGAGTCAAAACCTTTAGAAACGTATCGATTAAATACTGTCACTTACGGGTTTAGAAGTGCCAGCTATTTGAGTACTCGGTGCCTTTGGCAACTAGGGGAGGAATGTGATGACGATCTCATAAAAACAGTTATTCAACACGACTTTTACGTTGATGACCTAATAACTGGTGCAGATGAAGAAGATACTCTTCTCTATATACAGAAGTTCGTAGTTGAAGCACTTAGGAAGggatgttttaatttaagaaaatatagatCAAATTCAAAGGCAATTTATCAGTCTGATGTAGTTGATTCAAATGATAATTTAAGCATTAGTAATTCATTAAATACATTAGGGTTAGGTTGGAATTCCAATACAGATAATTTGCATGTTTCTATACAGATACCTTCAAGTAATGTGTTAACCAAAAGATtcatattatcatcatcatttaaaatttttgatccTCTTGGGTTATTGAGTCCATGCATAATCAaacctaaattattattacaacttTTATGGACTGAAAAACTAACTTGGGACGAACCAGTCTCCGATCATATTAATTTGGAATGGAAAAAATTTGCTGATAATTTGCATTGTTTAAAATCACTAGACATACCTAGACGCACACTTTGTGATTCACCATCATCCATTGAACTGCATTCTTTCAGCGATGCATCTCAGTCTGCATATGGGGCGTGCCTATATATGCGATCCCTTGACTCTCTAGGTAATGTTACCGTTTCTTTGTTGTGTGGAAAGTCCAAAGTGGCGCCAATAAAACCAATGACAATACCACGGCTTGAGCTGTGCGCCGCTTTATTGTCTGCGAGATTGGTAAAAACAACTATTGATTCTTTAAGATATCAAAATGTACGTCTTATTCATTGGTGTGACTCTAGTGTTGTCCTTGGGTGGCTCCGAGCCAACTtcagtaatttaaaaactttcgtAGCCAACCGAATTGTTGAAATTTGCGAGTTAACAGATGCTAATTCTTGGCGTTATGTTCCATCCTCTGAGAACCCTGCTGATCTTATATCAAGAGGAGTACAACCCAAtgaaattgttaatatgtcaTTGTGGTGGTCAGGGCCTTCATTTCTTTTAAAACCAGAGTGTGAATGgccacaattaattaaaaattcagaTTCTATTTTACCGGAAATAAAATCACATACAGCTACAATAAATTCA GCGTGGTAA
- the LOC123659775 gene encoding uncharacterized protein LOC123659775 gives MGNTHLTFEEISTLFAQVEGILNSRPLCPLSSSPNDFLPLSPGHFLIGRPITALPAPELVEQKTTALQRYARLEQIRQHFWQRWHKEYISELQQRSKWRTKYGPALKIGDLVLLQEENLPPLCWRLGRVARLYHGPDGVARVADVNTTRGCLRRPLTRICPLLDDESVERKSFNAGEDV, from the coding sequence ATGGGTAACACCCACTTAACTTTCGAAGAGATAAGCACACTATTTGCACAGGTGGAAGGTATCCTTAACAGTCGCCCGTTGTGTCCTTTATCCTCTAGTCCTAACGATTTTCTTCCCCTCTCTCCAGGGCACTTTCTTATTGGACGACCAATCACTGCATTACCTGCACCTGAGCTAGTGGAACAGAAGACGACCGCACTCCAACGATATGCTCGTCTTGAACAAATAAGGCAACATTTCTGGCAGCGCTGGCACAAAGAATACATCTCGGAACTGCAACAACGTTCCAAGTGGCGAACAAAGTATGGACCAGCTTTGAAGATTGGAGATTTGGTCCTACTTCAAGAGGAAAACTTGCCTCCCTTATGCTGGCGTCTTGGACGAGTTGCTCGTCTCTACCATGGACCTGATGGTGTGGCACGAGTGGCTGATGTTAACACAACCAGGGGCTGCCTTAGAAGACCCCTCACCCGCATCTGCCCACTTTTGGACGACGAATCTGTTGAAAGGAAATCTTTCAACGCGGGGGAGGATGTTTAG